Part of the Burkholderia humptydooensis genome, CTGCGCGGCCGGCGCGCCGACGGGCTTGCCGTTGGCGTCGGCGAGCGCCGCATACGCATCGACGGAACGCGCGAGCGCCGCCGCGTTCGCCGGCGCGCGGCCGGACGCCGCCGCGCCTTCGTCCGCGCCGCCCCCCGGCGGTGCCGGCGCGCGCGCGCCCGCCCGCGCGAGCGCATCGCGGCCGCCCTCCGGCAGCGGCAGACGCGCGGCGAGCAGATCGGCGAGCGCATCGTCGAGTGCATCGCCCGCTTGGCCGGCCGGCGCGCCCGGCGGAGCGCCGCTTGCGAGCCGCGCCTGCGGCTCGCGCGCGAGCTCGGCCGTCGTGCGCTGGCCGGCGAGCCATTGGGCGAGGTGAGACTCGTAGAAGAGGCCGCTCTGAGCAACAGCCTGCGCGAGCGCGAGGCTCAGCGCGGCGGCGGGCGACGCCGCCAAAGCTGCCTGCGCGGCGGCCTGCGCGCCTGGCGCGCCCGCCTCCGCCGCGGAAGGCGCAGGATTGCCGGCGCGGGCATCGGGCGTGACGAGCAGCGGATCGAGCAGCGCCGCCCGCACGGCGGAAGCGGCAAAAGCGGCAAAAGTGGCGGGCGCCGCGGGCAGCAGCGGCGCGGCGCCGACGACGGCGGGCGTCGCGCCGCCGCCGTAGCGGGAAATCGCGTCGAGCGTGAGTCCGACCTCGGACAGCGCGGCCTGCGCGGACGCAGGCGGCGGCCCGCCCGCACCCGGCTGCGGCGGTGTCGCGGCCGCGGGCGGCGCGCCGGACGTGCCGACCTGCGCCGCCGCCGCGCCGCCCGCCGAGGGCTGGATCGCGTCGAGAAGGCTGTCGATGCGGCTCGCCAGGATGGCGGCGGCAGCGGTGTCGATACCGGTCATCGTGAATCCTGACGCGCGCCGAATGAAATCCGGGCCATCCGCGGCAACGAACGCGCGCCGTTCGTCCGCGCGAGCCAGCGCGCCAGAAGGCGGCGGCGCGCCCTGCCCTTTAGCCGCGCGCCCGGTACAGATCCTTGAGCGTCGAGCGGCCCGCGTGGAAGAACGCGGACAGCCGCGCGACCTCGGGGCTCGCGAGATTGCGGATCGCGGCGTCGTCGGCGAGGATGCGGCGGATCAGCTCGAACTTGCGGGTGCGCTCGGCTTCGTCGAGCAGGACGCCCCGCTCGGCCTCCTTCAGCCCGTCGACGAGCCGCAGATATTCGTCCTGAAGCCCGCCCATCGCGTGCCATGCCGCATCGCGAGCCGCGACGAGCATCCGCCCGGACACGTCGGCGATCGCTTCGTAACGGGCAAAGTATTCGTCGTTCCGATTCATCGCGACTGTTCCGTTGCCGCTTGCGCGCTCATCCTGGCCACTTCCGGGCCGATGCCCGTCCACGCGTCCTCGAGCGTCGCGAGCAGGCCATCGGCTTCGATCAGCATCGGCTCGCTCGCATCGGCGTTCGCCTGCAGCAGACGCCGGCAGACATACGCGTAGAGCGCGTCGAGGCGCGATGCGATGTCGCCGCCGGCTTCCAGATTCAGCGACTGCTGCAGGCCGCTCTCGACGATGCGGATCGCCTTGCCGATCGCCTCGCCGCGCGCGGCGACGTTGCCCTGCTGCAAATGCAGCCGCGCATGCGCGATCGCCTGACGCGCGCCCTGATACAGCATCGCAATGAGCCGGTGGGGAGACGCGCCCATCACCCCGGTTTCGACGCCGACGCGCGCATAGGCACTAGCTCCCGCGTGGCCTGGGGTAAACATGGCGTTGCTCCTCTTTGGTGCATTCGATTCGATACCACCGCTCCGTGCGCGGCACGGCGCGGGCTTGTATCGACGTTATCGGTAAGGAAGCCCGAAAGCTTTAGCGAAATGACGCGGCGCCGGCGGGCGCCGTCAGACGGACATCTGCATGATCTCGTTGTAGGCGCTCACTAACTTGTTGCGCACCTGTAGCCCGAACTGAAAGCCGATGTTGGCCTTCTGCATGTCGACCATCACGTCGTTGAGCGACACGTTCTGCGCGCCGATCTCGAACGCGTGCGCCTCGCCGAGCGCCTTTTGCTGATCGCCGCTGATCTTGTCGAGCGAGGCCTTCATCGCGCTCGCGAACGAGCCGGCCGTCGCCGCGCCGGAGCCGGCGAGCGTCGTGGCCGGGCCTGCCGCGCCGCCCGCGGCCTGCGCGGCCATCGCCTGCATCTGTTGCAGCGCCGAAGCGATGCCGTTGACGGGGGCAACCATGTGATCTCCGCAAAAGAAGCCGGGCCGCGCGGGCCCGGCGGGGGGAACTCCGGCTTCCCGCGAGCGTGGCGAGAGCCGGATTGCGAAAAAGCATAGCAGCCGCGCCACGGCGAAAGCCGCAGAAGTACGGCCGAAACCCGGCTCTATTCGTCCGATCGCGCCTGGCCGCGCTGCGGATAATCGCACCGTGTCAATGTCCGCCTGCTCCGCCGAGCCGGCATTCAGCCCGCAGTGGAGATACTCGACGCATGGACTCGCAGGCCAACTCGCTGATCAACCCCGACGCCCGTTCGAGCCTCGCGGGCGCGCCGCCGCAAGCCGCGGCCGCGGCGGGCGCGCTGCCCGGCGCAGCGGCGGGCGGCGCGGATTTCGGCCTGGGCGGCTTCGCCGAACGCATCCCGGGCCTCGCGCGGATGAGGACCAATCCGCGGCTGCCGCTCCTGATCGGCGCGGCGCTCGCCATCGCCGCGATCGTCGCGATCGTGCTGTGGAGCCGCGCGCCCGACTATCGCGTGCTGTACAGCAACCTGTCCGACCGCGACGGCGGCGCGATCATCACCGCGCTCCAGCAGGCAAACGTTCCCTATAAGTTCGCCGACGCGGGCGGCGCGATCCTCGTGCCCGCGAACCAGGTGCACGAGACGCGCCTGAAGCTCGCCGCGATGGGGCTGCCCAAGGGCGGCTCGGTCGGCTTCGAGCTGATGGACAACCAGAAATTCGGCATCAGCCAGTTCGCCGAGCAGGTCAACTACCAGCGCGCGCTCGAAGGCGAACTGCAGCGCACGGTCGAATCGATCAACGCGGTGCGCGCCGCGCGCGTGCATCTCGCGATCCCGAAGCCGTCGGTGTTCGTGCGCGACCGCGAGGCGCCGTCGGCGTCGGTGCTCGTCGATCTGTACCCGGGCCGCGTGCTCGACGAAGGGCAGGTGCTCGCCGTCACGCGGATGGTGTCGTCGAGCGTGCCCGACATGCCCGCGAAGAACGTGACGATCGTCGACCAGGACGGCAACCTGCTCACGCAGACCGCGTCGGCCACCGGCCTCGACGCGAGCCAGCTCAAGTACGTGCAGCAGATCGAGCGCAACACGCAAAAGCGCATCGACGCGATCCTCGCGCCGATCTTCGGCGCCGGCAACGCGCGCGCGCAGGTGAGCGCCGACGTCGACTTCTCGAAGATCGAGCAGACCTCGGAGAGCTACGGGCCGAACGGCACGCCGCAGCAGAGCGCGATCCGCAGCCAGCAGACGAGCACCGCGACCGAGCTCGCGCAAAGCGGCGCGTCGGGCGTGCCGGGCGCGCTGTCGAACACGCCGCCGCAGCCCGCGTCCGCGCCGATCGTCGCGAGCAACGGCCAGCCGGCCGGCCCGGCCGCGACGCCCGTCAGCGACCGCAAGGATTCGACGACGAACTACGAGCTCGACAAGACCGTGCGCCACGTCGAGCAATCGATGGGCACGATCAAGCGGCTGTCGGTCGCGGTCGTCGTCAACTATCAGCCGGCCGCCGACGCGAAGGGCCGCGTGACGATGCAGCCGCTCGCCGCGGACAAGCTCGCGCAGGTCCAGCAGCTCGTGAAGGACGCGATGGGCTACGACGAGAAGCGCGGCGATTCGGTCAACGTCGTCAACAGCGCGTTCTCGGCCGCGGCCGACCCGTTCGCGAACCTGCCGTGGTGGCGCCAGCCCGACATGATCGAGCTCGGCAAGGACATCGCGAAGTGGCTGGGCGTCGCCGCGGCGGCGGCCGCGCTGTACTTCATGTTCGTGCGCCCGGCGCTGCGCCGCGCGTTTCCGCCGCCCGCCCAGCCCGTGGCGGCGGCCGTGCCGGCGCTCGACGGCCCGGACGACGCGCTCGCGCTCGACGGCCTGCCGAGCCCCGACAAGAAGCAGCTTGTCGAGGAGGACGAAGAGCATCCGGCCCTGCTCGCCTTCGAAAGCGAGAAGAACCGCTACGAACGCAACCTGGACTACGCGCGCACGATCGCGCGCCAGGACCCGAAGATCGTCGCAACCGTCGTGAAGAACTGGGTGTCCGATGAACGCTGAAGGCTTGACCAAGAGCGCGCTCCTGCTGATGTCGATCGGCGAGGAAGAGGCCGCGCAGGTATTCAAATTCCTCGCGCCGCGCGAAGTGCAGAAGATCGGCGCCGCGATGGCCGCGCTGAAGAACGTCACGCGCGAGCAGGTCGAGGACGTGCTTAACGATTTCGTTCAGGAAGCCGAAAAGCACACCGCGCTGTCGCTCGATTCGAGCGAGTACATCCGCTCGGTGCTGACGAAGGCGCTCGGCGAGGACAAGGCGGGCGTGCTGATCGACCGGATCCTGCAAGGCAGCGACACGAGCGGGATCGAAGGGCTCAAGTGGATGGATTCGGCGGCCGTGGCCGAGCTCATCAAGAACGAGCATCCGCAGATCATCGCGACGATTCTCGTGCACCTCGACCGCGACCAGGCGTCCGAGATCGCGTCGTGCTTCACCGAGCGGCTGCGCAACGACGTGCTGCTGCGGATCGCGACGCTCGACGGCATTCAGCCGACCGCGCTGCGCGAGCTCGACGACGTGCTGACGGGCCTCCTGTCCGGCAGCGACAACCTGAAGCGCGCGCCGATGGGCGGCATCCGCACCGCGGCCGAGATCCTGAACTTCATGACGAGCGTGCACGAAGAGGCGGTGCTCGAAAACGTCAAGCAATACGATCCCGATCTCGCGCAGAAGATCATCGACCAGATGTTCGTGTTCGAGAACCTGCTCGACCTCGAGGACCGCGCGATCCAGTTGCTGCTGAAGGAAGTCGAATCGGAGGCGCTGATCGTCGCGCTGAAGGGAGCGCCGCCCGCGCTGCGGCAGAAGTTCCTGTCGAACATGTCGCAGCGCGCGGCCGAGCTGCTCGCCGAGGATCTCGACGCGCGCGGCCCGGTGCGCGTGTCCGAAGTCGAGACGCAGCAGCGCAAGATCCTGCAGGTGGTGCGCAACCTCGCCGAGAGCGGCCAGATCGTGATCGGCGGCAAGGCGGAAGACGCGTATGTCTGATCGCGCGAGCGTGCCGGGCAAGCCCGTCACCGCGTACCAGCGGTGGGAGATGGCTTCGTTCGATCCCCCGCCGCCGCCTCCGCCCGACGACGGCGGCGCGGCGGCGGCGGCGCTCGCCGCCGAACTGCAGCGCGTGCGCGACGCCGCGCACGCGGAAGGACTCGCCGCCGGCCATGTCGAAGGCCAGGCGCTCGGCTATCAGGCCGGCTACGAACAAGGGCGCGCGAAGGGCTTCGACGAAGGCCAGGTCGAAGCGCGCGCGCACGGCGCGCAGCTCGCCGCGCTCGCCGCGTCGTTTCGCGACGCGCTCGCGGGCGTCGAGCGCGATCTCGCCGACGACATCGCGACGCTCGCGCTCGAGATCGCGCAGCAGGTCGTGCGCCAGCACGTGCAGCACGATCCGGCCACGCTGATCGCGGCCGCGCGCGAGGTGCTCGCCTCGGAGCCCGCGCTCGCCGGCGCGCCGCATCTGATCGTGAATCCCGCGGATCTGCCCGTCGTCGAGGCGTATCTGAAGGACGAGCTCGACACGCTCGGCTGGAGCGTGCGCACCGACGCGGGCGTCGAGCGCGGCGGCTGCCGCGCGCACGCGTCGACGGGCGAAATCGACGCGACGCTCACGACCCGCTGGGAGCGGGTCGCGGCCGCGCTCGGCAAGGTGAGCGCATGGTGAACGACGCCTGCGGCGACGTGCTCCGCCGCGACGAACTCGACGCGCTCGAGCGCGAGCTCGCGCTCGCGTCGCGCGGCCCCGAGCACGAAGACGCGGCCGCGCGCGACGGCAGCTTCGGCGCCCATCACCACGCGCCCCCGCGCCCGCTCGCGACGGGCACGCCGAGCCCGCGCGCGGCGCTCGCGAATCCGCATCTCGCGCACTGGCGCACGCATCTCGACGGCATCCGCGAGCGCAACGCGCGCGCGCTGCCGCTGCGCCCGTGCGGACGCCTCACTCGCGCGGCGGGCCTCGTGCTCGAAGCGATCGGGCTGCGGCTGTCGGTCGGCGCCGAGTGCACGATCGAGCTGCCCGCGGGCAGCGCGCTGCCGTATGCGCAAGCCGAGGTCGTCGGCTTCGCGGGCGAGCGCCTGTTCCTGATGCCGACCACCGCGGTCGCGGGCGTGCTGCCCGGCGCGCGTGTCTGGCCGCTCGAAAGCGCGCCCGTGGCCGATCCGCTCGCGGGCGCGAAGCGCCTGCCCGTCGGCTGGGAGATGCTCGGGCGCATCGTCGACGCGTCGGGCCGCCCGCTCGACAATCTCGGGCCGCTCGCGTCGAAGGTCGACGCGCCGCTCACCGCGCCTTCGATCAACCCGCTCGATCGCGAGCCGATCCATCACGTGCTCGACGTCGGCGTGCGCGCGATCAACGGGCTGCTGACCGTCGGCCGCGGCCAGCGGATGGGCCTCTTCGCGGGCTCGGGCGTCGGCAAGTCGGTGCTGCTCGGCACGATGGCGCGCTACACGAGCGCCGAGGTGATCGTGATCGGCCTGATCGGCGAGCGGGGCCGCGAAGTGAAGGAATTCATCGAGCAGATCCTCGGCGAGGACGGGCTCGCGCGCTCCGTCGTCGTCGCGGCGCCCGCCGACGTGTCGCCGCTGTTGCGGATGCAGGGCGCCGCATACGCGACGACGCTCGCCGAATACTTCCGCGATCAGGGCAAGCACGTGCTGCTGCTGATGGATTCGCTCACGCGCTACGCGATGGCGCAGCGCGAGATCGCGCTCGCGATCGGCGAGCCGCCCGCGACGAAAGGCTATCCGCCGTCGGTGTTCGCGAAGCTGCCGGCGCTCGTCGAGCGCACCGGCAACGGCCCCGAAGGCGGCGGCTCGATCACCGCGTTCTACACGGTGCTCACCGAAGGCGACGACCAGCAGGACCCGATCGCCGATTCCGCGCGCGCGATTCTCGACGGCCACATCGTGCTGTCGCGCTCGCTCGCGGAAGCCGGCCACTACCCGGCCATCGACATCGAAGCGTCGATCAGCCGCGCGATGACCGCGCTGATCGACGACGCGCACCTCGAGCGCGTGCGCCAGTTCAAGCAGATGCTGTCGCGCTACCAGCGCAATCGCGATCTGATCGCGGTGGGCGCATACGCGCCGGGGCGCGACGCGCAGCTCGACCGCGCGATCGCGCTGTACCCGCGCATCGAATCGTTCCTGCAGCAGGGCTTTCGCGAATGCGCGCCATACGCGCCGAGCCTCGCCGCGCTCGATGCGCTGTTCGAATCCGAAGGAGGCTGATCGTCATGGCCCAAACGTTTCCGCTCCAGCTCCTGCTCGACCGCGCGCAGGACGAACTCGACACCGCGACGAAGCAGCTCGGGCGCGCGCAGCGCGAGCGCACCGACGCGCAGGCGCAGCTCGACGCGCTCGTGCGCTATCGCGACGAGTATCGCGTGCGCTTCGCCGAGTCCGCGCAATCGGGGATGCCCGCCGGCAACTGGCGCAACTTCCAGGCGTTCCTCGACACGCTCGACGCGGCGATCGAGCAGCAGCGGCGCGTGCTCGCCGCCGCGCAGACGCGCATCGACACGGCGCGCCCCGAGTGGCAGGCGAAAAAGCGCACGCTCGGCTCGTACGAGATCCTGCAGGCGCGCGGCGCGCGCCAGGAAGCGCAACGCGCCGCGAAGCGCGAGCAGCGCGACGCCGACGAGCATGCGGCCAAGGCGCTGCGCATGCGCGCGGACGCGGCGAAGTAAGCGCCCTCCATCGAACCCGAACACGAGATCCGCCATGCCTCCTCTTCCCTTGATCGGTACGCTGCTCGGCGCAGCGAGCGCGATGGTCAAGTCGTCGGCCGGCGCCGCGGCGAACGCGTCCGGCGCATCGGGCGCGCCGTCCGGCGACGCATCGTCCGCCGCGCCGTTCGCGCAGACGCTCAGGCAAAGCGTGCAGACGCAGCGCCAGGCGAACGCGAGCGCCGGCGCGCCAAACACCGGCAATGCGACGAACGCCGCGACGAAACCCGCAACGAATGCCTCGACAGATACCGCGACGGGCAATGCCGCGAACGCTTCCACGCCGAGCGCGAGCGGGCAGACCGCGGCGAGCGCGAACAACGCGAAGGCGTCCGGAAAGCCGGACGATCAGGACGACGACAAGAACGCGACGCAGTCTGCACCAGCGGATGCCGCGACGCTCGCCGCGGCTGCATCGCTGCAAGCGCAATTGCAGGCGCGGCCGGATGCGCAGGCCGCGCAGACCGCCGCCGCCGCCGCGCAAGCGGGCGCGAGCGACGCCGCGCATCCGCCGACGACGCCCGCGACGAACGCCGCCGCCAACGGCGACGCCGATTCGTCCGCGCCCGCCGGCGCGCAGCCGCCGGTCGGCGATGCGCTGAACGCGGCGTTGAGCAAGCTGACAGGCGCCGGCCGGACGAGCGCGCCGGCCGCGCAGCCGGCGGGCCGGGGCGGCGGCGCGCCCGCCTCGCTTGCCGCGAACGGCGCCGCATTCGACAAGGTGCTCGCGGGCGCGAAGGCTCCCGCCGCGCAAGCGGCGCTTGCCGACGCTTCGGGCGCAAACCCGGCGAACGCAAACACAATCGCGAACGCGGCGGCGAACGCCGCCCGGCCCGACGCGTCAGGCGCGCTCGCCGCGCTGCGGGACGCCGCCGATTCCGCCCCCTCGA contains:
- the fliJ gene encoding flagellar export protein FliJ yields the protein MAQTFPLQLLLDRAQDELDTATKQLGRAQRERTDAQAQLDALVRYRDEYRVRFAESAQSGMPAGNWRNFQAFLDTLDAAIEQQRRVLAAAQTRIDTARPEWQAKKRTLGSYEILQARGARQEAQRAAKREQRDADEHAAKALRMRADAAK
- the fliE gene encoding flagellar hook-basal body complex protein FliE; protein product: MVAPVNGIASALQQMQAMAAQAAGGAAGPATTLAGSGAATAGSFASAMKASLDKISGDQQKALGEAHAFEIGAQNVSLNDVMVDMQKANIGFQFGLQVRNKLVSAYNEIMQMSV
- the fliH gene encoding flagellar assembly protein FliH, whose protein sequence is MSDRASVPGKPVTAYQRWEMASFDPPPPPPPDDGGAAAAALAAELQRVRDAAHAEGLAAGHVEGQALGYQAGYEQGRAKGFDEGQVEARAHGAQLAALAASFRDALAGVERDLADDIATLALEIAQQVVRQHVQHDPATLIAAAREVLASEPALAGAPHLIVNPADLPVVEAYLKDELDTLGWSVRTDAGVERGGCRAHASTGEIDATLTTRWERVAAALGKVSAW
- the fliF gene encoding flagellar basal-body MS-ring/collar protein FliF translates to MDSQANSLINPDARSSLAGAPPQAAAAAGALPGAAAGGADFGLGGFAERIPGLARMRTNPRLPLLIGAALAIAAIVAIVLWSRAPDYRVLYSNLSDRDGGAIITALQQANVPYKFADAGGAILVPANQVHETRLKLAAMGLPKGGSVGFELMDNQKFGISQFAEQVNYQRALEGELQRTVESINAVRAARVHLAIPKPSVFVRDREAPSASVLVDLYPGRVLDEGQVLAVTRMVSSSVPDMPAKNVTIVDQDGNLLTQTASATGLDASQLKYVQQIERNTQKRIDAILAPIFGAGNARAQVSADVDFSKIEQTSESYGPNGTPQQSAIRSQQTSTATELAQSGASGVPGALSNTPPQPASAPIVASNGQPAGPAATPVSDRKDSTTNYELDKTVRHVEQSMGTIKRLSVAVVVNYQPAADAKGRVTMQPLAADKLAQVQQLVKDAMGYDEKRGDSVNVVNSAFSAAADPFANLPWWRQPDMIELGKDIAKWLGVAAAAAALYFMFVRPALRRAFPPPAQPVAAAVPALDGPDDALALDGLPSPDKKQLVEEDEEHPALLAFESEKNRYERNLDYARTIARQDPKIVATVVKNWVSDER
- the fliI gene encoding flagellar protein export ATPase FliI gives rise to the protein MVNDACGDVLRRDELDALERELALASRGPEHEDAAARDGSFGAHHHAPPRPLATGTPSPRAALANPHLAHWRTHLDGIRERNARALPLRPCGRLTRAAGLVLEAIGLRLSVGAECTIELPAGSALPYAQAEVVGFAGERLFLMPTTAVAGVLPGARVWPLESAPVADPLAGAKRLPVGWEMLGRIVDASGRPLDNLGPLASKVDAPLTAPSINPLDREPIHHVLDVGVRAINGLLTVGRGQRMGLFAGSGVGKSVLLGTMARYTSAEVIVIGLIGERGREVKEFIEQILGEDGLARSVVVAAPADVSPLLRMQGAAYATTLAEYFRDQGKHVLLLMDSLTRYAMAQREIALAIGEPPATKGYPPSVFAKLPALVERTGNGPEGGGSITAFYTVLTEGDDQQDPIADSARAILDGHIVLSRSLAEAGHYPAIDIEASISRAMTALIDDAHLERVRQFKQMLSRYQRNRDLIAVGAYAPGRDAQLDRAIALYPRIESFLQQGFRECAPYAPSLAALDALFESEGG
- the fliK gene encoding flagellar hook-length control protein FliK, which encodes MTGIDTAAAAILASRIDSLLDAIQPSAGGAAAAQVGTSGAPPAAATPPQPGAGGPPPASAQAALSEVGLTLDAISRYGGGATPAVVGAAPLLPAAPATFAAFAASAVRAALLDPLLVTPDARAGNPAPSAAEAGAPGAQAAAQAALAASPAAALSLALAQAVAQSGLFYESHLAQWLAGQRTTAELAREPQARLASGAPPGAPAGQAGDALDDALADLLAARLPLPEGGRDALARAGARAPAPPGGGADEGAAASGRAPANAAALARSVDAYAALADANGKPVGAPAAQAALARPGMPAASADAPAPVAASLHAATLPIVRQQLDLLATDQFRWIGEAWPGARLDWTIEPDEQQGRERPASDADFPDARGWRTRLTLALPLLGTVDAELVLNGEQLAARLRASEAGAARLAPHGEALRARLQALGLQVSGLSIRAIDGAPDGYDTAAARAAASAYARAAAGGEAGAAGMAGASGAGRREPPSQVGAGDDWELAR
- a CDS encoding flagellar protein FliT; amino-acid sequence: MNRNDEYFARYEAIADVSGRMLVAARDAAWHAMGGLQDEYLRLVDGLKEAERGVLLDEAERTRKFELIRRILADDAAIRNLASPEVARLSAFFHAGRSTLKDLYRARG
- the fliG gene encoding flagellar motor switch protein FliG, encoding MNAEGLTKSALLLMSIGEEEAAQVFKFLAPREVQKIGAAMAALKNVTREQVEDVLNDFVQEAEKHTALSLDSSEYIRSVLTKALGEDKAGVLIDRILQGSDTSGIEGLKWMDSAAVAELIKNEHPQIIATILVHLDRDQASEIASCFTERLRNDVLLRIATLDGIQPTALRELDDVLTGLLSGSDNLKRAPMGGIRTAAEILNFMTSVHEEAVLENVKQYDPDLAQKIIDQMFVFENLLDLEDRAIQLLLKEVESEALIVALKGAPPALRQKFLSNMSQRAAELLAEDLDARGPVRVSEVETQQRKILQVVRNLAESGQIVIGGKAEDAYV
- the fliS gene encoding flagellar export chaperone FliS; protein product: MFTPGHAGASAYARVGVETGVMGASPHRLIAMLYQGARQAIAHARLHLQQGNVAARGEAIGKAIRIVESGLQQSLNLEAGGDIASRLDALYAYVCRRLLQANADASEPMLIEADGLLATLEDAWTGIGPEVARMSAQAATEQSR
- a CDS encoding flagellar hook-length control protein FliK: MPPLPLIGTLLGAASAMVKSSAGAAANASGASGAPSGDASSAAPFAQTLRQSVQTQRQANASAGAPNTGNATNAATKPATNASTDTATGNAANASTPSASGQTAASANNAKASGKPDDQDDDKNATQSAPADAATLAAAASLQAQLQARPDAQAAQTAAAAAQAGASDAAHPPTTPATNAAANGDADSSAPAGAQPPVGDALNAALSKLTGAGRTSAPAAQPAGRGGGAPASLAANGAAFDKVLAGAKAPAAQAALADASGANPANANTIANAAANAARPDASGALAALRDAADSAPSTLAASSAPAALQQTAPAALAANANAAAASAAPSLAPPVGTPDWTDALSQKVVFLSNSHQQSAELTLNPPDLGPLQVVLRVADNHAHALFVSQHAQVREAVEAALPKLREAMEAGGLGLGSASVSDGGFASAQQQQTPQRQSPDGSAARRASGASTADAAPGDAAAASSSGATQRTVGMVDTFA